AAAGTTGCAAAGGATATAGGGTTGATTTAGGGATTTATTTTCTCTGTTCACTCTATGAGAGGCTTTAGTATAATGTGAGAATTTACTTGAATGTGTCTCTCTTTTCATCTTGAGACTTTTCATCATTAACATTATGCCCCATTTAAGGCTTTCTACTACAGTAATCATATTGGGTCAGCTGATTGGGTCACTTTTGCATGGAAATTCTTTACAACCATGTGGCTTGTCATGGCCAGACAGTTTTTTGTCTAatgagttttattttttatggcgTAAACAAATATCTGCATAATCGGGTCACTTGAAAGATAATTGTAAGTGAGTTTAAGTTCTATACATTGATGAAAATTATTTAGGTACAATGGTCAAAAACATAGCTGAACTATCACTTCTTCGTGAGTTTCAAACCTCAACTATCAGTTATTCCCTTTTCCTCCCTAAACTATCACCGTCTACGTACTTTTCCTCTCTGAACTATCATCATCTATGTACTTTTCCTACCTGAAATCACCATCTACGTACTTTTCCAACCTGAAATCACCATCTACGTACTTTTCCTACATGAATtatcaccatctatgtattaaaacacacctagtTGAGTAAATAGTGATAGTTCAagtaggaaaagggaacaatTAATAGTTGGCTTAATCAGCTTCAAGGTGTGTTTTAATAGATAGATGATaatagttcaggtagaaaagGGGAACAATATAGTTGAGGTGTgaaacttgcaaaaaaaaatgatagttcagatgtgttttgaccattaactcaATTATTTATATGACCATATAGATTAATTGATATTATGTTGAAAACAATAACCAACTTGCTACCATAAATAGGTTGAAATTCACTAATagtaatattaatatatataacttaaatccaaTCAACTATACCTACCTATGTTAATAATCATTGATTGGTATAACCTAAAAATATAAATAGTAAATAACATCCAATGACTTATCAACTTCGAGTTAAATCTTCTTTCAACCGTTATTTATTACGCGAAAGTTGAGCTAAATTTACTTAATCTTCATTGAGATCATATATTTGTACTTCTAAATTTCAAACAAGTCGAGTCAGTTATATGAATCTCACTAATAATATCGTCCATTTAAGCTTATCTCAAGGGAGGAGAATTTATCTTATTATACTTGTAAAAATCCATGATATTTAGAGAAAAATGGTTTTTAGGGGAAATATTTACTTTTCGAAGAGTCAAAAGTATGGAAGAGAGACAACTTGAGTgtgtatgaagaaaaagcaGTTTCTTTGTTGGATAAAACCTCATCATTAAAATGGAAAAATTGATTGTTCAAACActtacttcctttcttttcaatgAGTTCAACTATACTTGATGGAAATTCTtgtaacaacaaaagaaaaaaaaaaagaaccattCAGAGAGaaacttttattcttttatgaaaaaaaatctgTGGAAGCTTCAAAGATTTGTTGAGCGTCAAAAACTAAAAAGCTGCAATAGTATAGCAATAATGAAAAGGGCAGGTTTATAAGTATGCACcttttactttttccttttccctttgGGTTTAGCTTACATAGGCATGATGTGGTTCATGACACAAATCTAAAAACTAAAccaaaaaaatcttgaaattaTTTGAGACCATTATGGAATTGTATTTTCAATTGGGTACACATACTAAAAAAGAGTGTTTGCAATTTTTTAGTTGAAGTTTTGTTAGAGATGATTGTCATTGAAATATGCTACAACGATGGTGTCCAACATTCATATATTTTTCCATGAATATGTGTCGTTGAGTTTTACTCAAAAAGGATCATCCTCATCGTGGTGATTAGAGAACACCTTTATTAGTTTACCTCTAATGTGACACGTTTTCTCCATAACTTTATCAAGTTGAATAACAAAAGAGATGGATGTCTAATCTTTTTCCTATTTAAAAGTGCAACTGGTCATAGGAGATCATACCATTTGTGCAGAGAATTTTTTCATCATGGATCATTAGAAACAAATAATCAATTCTGAAACTAGAAACTCTCTAATTTATATGCCATTAATTCTCACGTATGTAGGATTCACCAGGAGAAATGTTGAGAAACCGTAGGCAGAATGGGGAATACACAACCCGCAGGAGTGGTCAAGTTGGTTGAGCAGGGATCTCCATAATGGGGGGTCTCAAGTTTGAATCCCCCTACATGCTTTCGGTCAAtctcgtcgcacggggcttgcctaatGCGGTTTATCTCTCCTCTATGATTTGCGGGCTATTACGCTGGAGCAGCGCAcccaaagggtagcggctgcaggctcccttgtcataaaaaaatggGGCAGGGGGGTTACACAGCTTCTCTAACGAGTAGTCGATCAGGTTCTCCAAGTGATAATAGTAACTCGAAGCATCGGGTTATCTTAATATTGCAGATAAAGAAGAAGCAGAGAAGAAATTCAGGGCTCTCAAACAAGACTCATTTGCAAGAGGAAAATTAATAAGGCGACTCAAGTCTTACAAGAACAACCCAACAATGTCTCTGCATGCCTCGGAATTTGATTCTTTAACCAAAGCAAGTTCAGAGCTTCATCATACTAAAAACACATCGCAAGAAATAGTCGCAGAAGAAAGCTCGTTGCTGGATTCCCTTCAAGCAGAACTAGATAGCTTGAAGGGCCATAGATAGGATTAGATCTTGATAACAGCATGAAAGAGCACGAAGCAAACAAGCCAAAGGGAGATTCACGAATCCAACAGTTTACATCGGAGGCTGTTCAGTTTCTACAGGAGCGAGgcagaggagatgaagaagaacgtGGAATTACTCAGACAAGAAGCTGTCACCGCTCGAGCTTCAGCAGAAGAAACACTGAAAAGAGAGGCGAAAGCTGCAGAGACGCTCGCAAGTCAGCAGATTCACAAGATGAGATGTGATAAGCTCAGAGTCTAATGGAAAGATAAAATTGGCAGTTGAGAAATACCAAGCTTTCAGCAAAAGAAGTCGAAGAAATCAGAAATGAGGCTGACACAAAAGTTGCCGCTGCCATGGCTCAAGTAGAAACCATCACTGCCAAGGAAAAGGAAGTTCTCATGAAAGTGGAAGCAGGTCTGAAAGAGAAGCAGGACATGGAAGTTTCAATCAAGGATGCTTTAAAGGCGGCAGAGATGGCTGAGGCAGCCAAAAAGATCGTTGAGGGCCAACATTTCCCTCTCTTGCTGTTAGGAAACGCACATATGTGTCCCTCGGACAGTCTTGATGTATATTCTGCAAAGTAGAGGAAAAAGATCATTTAATGAACTATTCGTTATAACGCAGTAGCATAGATCCAAACTTGAAATGCATGACCAACTGATTTATCATTCACTTCAAAGCTTTAGCTGAACTAAGAAAAGTCACACACAATGATAGCTATGACATGAATCATAGATAGCAGCCCATACAGTGATGTCAAGAAATAAAGTGGTCAGCAGTACTAAGCTATTTTCACACTCATCTACAGCTCTTTGCCTGGACAACCATGCTTCCGTTGGTTACAATTTACGATCGCAAAAAATCCCAGTGTAAAATATCTATTGGTCTCATTTTTAGTGTTCTATTTGGATACTTATTATACATTTTCTAGAGACTGACAGTTATTAATACGCTGGCAACGCAATATTCCAGAATCGTCTCGAGTCCCAAACACGAGAAACTTGACTGAATGCTCTCAGAACATCAATTCTCAAAGAGAATTCATTGCTTTCACCAAATAAGAGATAAGAATagtattttcctcttttttaaaaaaaataagtttctcTTATCCAATGCCTGAGCATTCAGAAAGCTTTTTGGGATGATGAGGCTTTCTTAGTTTCTTTAACTTCTTCCTTTTTGATAAGTCTATTAGTTTCTTTCACTTTAATCCTTTTCCAAAAAGAAACGTTAATTTTACAGCAGGAATGGCAGAAATCAGTTGGGCTTGTTAGGAATTATgaacaaaatgaaagaaaaatataaggaAGTCTGCAAACATGTCACAAAGAAGCAGTGGAAGTATGCATTTACGTGCCACAAAGGAGCAGCGGCCAGCGAGTACAGGGGTAATCTGCACAAACTGGCTTAAATCCCATGAGAACATATAACAGGCCAGAACAAATGAAAATGCTTCATTCAtttgtttattctttttttttttttctaactttttAATAGTAAAATACCAGAACCAATTTTACAGTTCTAATTAACAGTGTAGAACGGATAAATTATTGTTTACAGAATTACAGAAGCTGAGATGAAAAGGAATGCAGACTAAAGTCAAAAGAATTAAAGTTTCAGAACCATTGCAAAGTAAGATGGTGAATCGGTTATCAGGCTTACATTGTTTAAGTATGACTAGTCTCATTAGTCTCAACCGACAGCTAAAAGTCCTAAGAACACAACTGAATTAAGAATTCCAATAATGACACATCACTAATCTTCCAAGAGATTTTGTTCaactcaaaaatcaagaaaaaaagccAAAAGATGTCTACTTTACAAATGTCCTTGAAAATTAGGACCATCTAAcaacagcaaaaaaaaaaaaagatatgtctCTTTGTATCTTTCTACTCATTGGCACACAATTAAAAGAAAACGTAGGAGGGGGgaaaataaggagaagaaacaGGCTAGAtgcccaaaaaaagaagaagttaggATAAAGTTATACAGCCGTAAGCAtgagaagaaattaaaaaaaaaaaatgcgaagaaattaaaggaaaggaaattaaaCTGTAGATAGTGTTAAGGGGCAGATCAGAGAGAAAGAAAGTCAGCAAAAGGGAAGAATGTGAACCTGAAAAATAGTTTGAGTGCTTCATCAACAGCTAAAAATGAATGGGAGAAACAGCAAATTAACAGTGTTGAAGGAGAGATCAAGAGGGAGTAGAGTATTTATTACCTTGCTCCATTAAAGATGCAATTTTTCTTTACGCTCCGTTACGGCTAGGCTTTACGCATAAGGCCAGCTGCTTTCTTTATCTCACTTGCCATTAACTATTTCGAACACAAAAGCAAACCATATACTACAACCCTCTAAAACAAATTATAGCAATCCCTCTCTCCATCTACATAAAGTACTTTGGAGAAAGATGACAATACACCAAACATAACGAGGCAGAAGAAGATTAACCAGGATCTAATCCATAAACACAGAAAACAGAAGAAAATGATCCAGTCCATAAACTAACAGCTACGATGTACATGCCTCCCCAAAGGGAAAGCAAACAACAAGAATACTAAAGCTGTCACTGATACATGCTGAAATAGAACATAGATAAATATATCTTCATGCCAAGAAACTTTAAAGTTAAGCAGCTAACAACAAAAACTTACTTCTCAACACTATTTGGTAAAAAGCTAATACCTACCAACCAAAACAAAATCATTATCATCCAAAACTTGGACATCTCTATCCCCTATAAAGTTTTCCCGTCCAATTTCCTCAACAATCTTCACAAACTCCACTCTTTTTGGCTTTGTAAGTGGAACATACGGAAGGCGAAAGACAGGCCTCACGACTCCAAGTTGAGCTAAAGCTGTATTTATAGCAATTGGGTTTGGCTCATGAAACAACCATTCAACCAATGGCATCAGTTTTGAGTTCAAAGCAGGGTTCTTTCCTCCAAACATTAGTTCACGCATCAGACCAGGAACCAAGTTGCTAGTGACAGAAATAACTCCTGCAGCACCATGATCCCACCTTGAGTCATGGCATTCATCATCATTCCCACTCCACACTACGATCCCATTACTTGTATACTGCTCCACTCTATCATTTCCAACACACTCTTTGACACCGGCAAGGTTAGGGCTCTTTGCTAATGTTTGAATTACACGTGGGGGAATGTCTTGACCAGTTCGTGATGGCACATTATAAATGATAGTAGGGCCCATGGGGAGCACACTGTCAAAGTGAGAAATCATACCCTCTATGGAGGTCTTCCCATAGTAGGGATTAATGTGAAGAGCTGCATGCATACCTACAGCAAATCCCTGTTCTGTCGCATGGATTGCTTCCCTCGTGGAGTTGCTTCCCGTGTTCCCGATGACTTTGATTGATCCCCCAAAACAATTGATTGTGTGACCAATGAGCATGATATGTTCATCCCAGCTCATCAATTGACCTTCACCTGTAGTGCCACCAACAATCACACCCTCAACACCATTTCCGATTTGCAAATTTACTAAGGCATCATAAGCCTCAAGGTCGAATCTGCCATCCGGTAGATATGGGGTTTTGATTGCAGTAACCAATCGAAGTGCTTTTATGTCATCGGCAAACGTCCTGCATAAGAGAAGGTTAAATGAATTTATGTTAACATCGTGTTTGCATGTATCCCTTATAAATTTCCTTGATGCTGATATTCACTTAATAACTGTTTGCTTTAGCTTAAAGGGAAATGTTTGTCCATTTCCAATGCATGTATCATCGATTGCTGCTAATAGCTTATCAGATTAAGATGATAATGAATGCCCCATTTTGTTCACACAGCAATACCTAAGCATTCAATACACTAGATAGTTCCTAATACCGTGTAATCACGGAAGACTGAAAATATGAAATCTAAAACTGACCTCATTACAAGGCTAGGAATAACATACCAAACAGATGAACCATTCATCCAATCACACACACAAAGAGATGATAAAACTATGCTCAAGGAACCACCAGTGCCTTCTAATCTCTTATTCTgtaatatatgttttgctaaCATCGAATTCGCCAACTACAATTGTGTATCTACTAGTACTATTGAGACATTGTGATGGTCAACATACTTTTCTTTTGTAAGTAAAATTGGTGAATATACTACATTCTTTCTTTTATCATCTCACCTAACACTTTGTTCAAATAGGAATTAAACAATCTGTGATTTTTCCTAACCTTTTTGCCTTTGACAACTCTTGCAATAATCATAGTTTCCACGTTGACGTTTGCATGGACTGAAATTAACCCCAAAAACGCCACTACATTCCAATTATACACAAATAATCAAGTTGTCAGGCACTTGCAGAACAAGAAGTGGCATTATCCAATACGCACCAGACCAGTCAACAGCAGTGTGTCAATTTAGCAACACCTAACTACATATGATTTCCTCAAACCAATTTAGAACAGTAAGAATActgaaggaaaagaaaaaacttcGATCACATTAACCCCAAATCAACGTCCCTAAGAAACTAAAAGGCGGATAGTATTACCTATTTTTAACTTCATTACTGCGCATTGGGAGGTGGAAACTTGGAATTACTGCTGCTCTTGGTGACCTCCATCTTGCAGTTCTCCTGCTAATCATTTCATATTACACAATTTATCATGTGATACTACCTGGAACAATTACGAAAGGAATTGCTGGAAAAGAGCTAAGCTAGctaagaagaaaggaaagaaaactaGGAAACTAACAGTATTCTCATTGATAATCCGAAATGCAGCAAGTACTATGGTACTTGAAGGGGAAAACAGCTCAATCCATGTAACTGCAATGAGCAGGCGTAACAACTTTGACAGggaccaacaacaacaacgtatCCAGTGAAACCCCACAAagtgggtctggggagggtatagtgtacgcagaccttactcctaccttgggaggtagagaggatgtctccgaaagaccctcggcttgAGAGAAAACATGACCAAAAAGGTCATATAAGGACAAACAATtcaaaacaatatgaaaatgaaaataacgaaagtGAATAAGCCATGATAAATCAGTCTGAAAAAAAAGGAGCAGTAACTACcacaaataaataagataatcgaattacaagaaacaacagatagtagcagaaatcaaaggacaagaaactatTTCGTTATCACAATGCGTAAATATCAGAACATGTATCTAAAAACTAAAGGGACCCAAATATTAAAAGAGAAAACCCAGCAACAGTTAATTGAAGTAACAACTATATTTGCCATACAAAGTTCAGCGTACAACCCTGCAAGCAACTCAATTTCCAGACTATATCATCACGCAACTTATGGCTTTTCCATTTGCAGGGGAATAAAATGATTGACTTCACAAAAGGACACAAAACTTGAGTAAAAACGATTTCATTATAGGTCTATTAAAAGACTCATCTTATCAGCTAAGCAATTGTTATAGGTATATTAACGGCCTTTTAAGCGCCTCTCACAACGGACTCGACACCAATCATGATGGGGCGGGATTGGTCAATTGATATTCCAGCAACAtacatacctctttgtttcAAAGCTATCGAAACTGAAGGCTAAATGTGTTTAGTGGAATATCACAAGGACCAAAActacaatatacatataatttagACACCAAAAATGTTCTTATCCCAAGAATAATCTTATATATCAGCTTACTACCTGTTATTTACCAAAAAACATTATTACACATATTAATAAACACGCTTCATTGTTTCAATGATATCGAAACTGAAGTTTAAATGTGCTTAGTCAAATATCACAAGGACCAAAAATGCTAGTATCATCCCAAGAATAATCTTATCTCTCAGCTTGCTACCTggtatttttgaaaaaacaattaataaaGCGGTTAATTCTTATAGATATTAATCTCCAGCAACATAAATACCTGTTTGTTCTGGAAGTTTCAAGGGTGGAGAAATGGCAGCGACCTATAATTGAAGATGACATTTTTCGGAGATGTAAGCAGAGAGAAAGGTAAGGGAAAGTGAGAGAGGCGGCGGGAAAGAGATAAGCGAAAGAGGCGCTTAGGTTTTTTTTCTGGATATAGCGCCTGAGATTTTTACTATTTAGGGCAAAATGATATTTACCCGATTTAGCCCCATGTATCCATTTATTACCTGATTTTAGCATTAATTATATGCacccaattttttttgattCACTGCGTAGTGGCAGACTCAAAGGAGGcaataaggattttttttttccgtccTCGTATTAGAGTTGGATTAAATTCAGACACCCGCCCCGTAAGGCCCATTAGGTGAAGCTCTTCCTACCCAGGGTTATCTATAAAGTGGCTGCGGATAACTTTGGTGAAAGAGTTTttagagcccatttggattaaCTTTACATTGTAAATAAATGATAAGCATTTTTAAGTActgaaattaattttataaataagcagttacatATTTAAATAAAAGTGTTAAAACTATTAAATGGTTTCTTGATGTGTTTGGCAAAAAATGCCAATAAACTGTTCTTTTATTAGAATGACTACATTACACATAAAATTTTTGCAAAAGGATATAAATTTGAAAGTAtccgtattaaaaaaaaaaatgtggaacTACAGATATGGAGTGAAGGGAAAATTAGGAGTCATGTTTTGGAAATATATTTTGAGAATTCGGAAAACAGAGAAAGGGTCATATATACCCTTGTACTATCCCAAAAAAGTTGTACCCGTTCTCCGTTTCACTTTTCGATGATACATACCTCCACTgttatttttctctttatttaataaaaaaatacacaaatcCCCAATTATGACCCATACCCGTAACCCATTAGAAACCCCTTCTTCTTGATCTTTGTTATAGCTACAAGCTATGAAGAAATTGCTCAAACCTAATCTTCTTCTACACCATTATTTTTATTGCCACATACATTGAAGTGCTCAAATAAATCAGTCCAAAAGTCATGCACAGTATTTCGGGTagttttaaaacatgaaagagcAGTGGGtgaaaagaggaaaaatgaaGCAGTAACAGCAAATAACAACTACTATGTACAAAACTACAAGAAAAACCGACGGGTCTTCAATATATGTGTCCCCATTAAAGGAGTCATTTATATGTTAAAAAAGATAACGGTGGGGTATATATCATCGAAAAGTGAAACAGAGGATGGGTACGACTTTTTTGGAATAGTACAGGGATATATGTGACCCCTTCCCGTTAGGAAAAATACTaaagataaaatattaaaatatttggttAAACTAAAAGTGCTAATAAGCTAAAAAGCTTTAGATTAGGATGATCAACTTATGACTTTTAGCTGATTTTTGCTTATAAGTACTTGGCTTATACTTcttccgtcccaaaataagtgtcaccttagcaaaTTCACGCTCATTAAGAAATCAACAAATACAATGTGGAGtttactaaactacccctatTTATTAGATGCTGTTTTTTATCATTGAGCAATATTAAAGAGGACTACTTCTTTAATGTTAGGGTATAATTGAAAACACTTGCCAATTTTTATCTTAAATtcctaaagtgacacttattttgggacagTGGGAGTAACTtacaagcactttggtatttaCCTAACACATAAATAAGCTAAAAAGAGTGATTATAAGTCAATTTGACAAGCTTATAAACTTAGCCAAACACCTTCGTccggccatgagaatttttcattttttttttttcactttatttgaaaattagtgTTTAGTCATGAAAATTTccaatacaacttgaagttgtaccTTTGGAATTTAGAAAACACCTGAAACcctatttttactttttgtcacttttttcactttcagtacattcagacaaccaaatattctttgcaaactataaccaaacacaactccaacttcaaaattcaaataaagAGAAAAGTATTTGGTTTTGATGAACAAACTTCTGcttagtttcttttaaaaaaaaaaaaaaattctattacTTGGAGAGAATAAGGAACGGTGAAGTGATAATAAACATTGAATTGATATTCATGAAAAGAGTAAAAAGAAAATACAGAGTGCATGCTATAATGCTAATTTTCCATTTCTTAAAAAGTTAATTGTGGCTGAAATATCATGATTGTTGGAGTTTATTACatcttaatattaaaataataatattcatcttaatattaaaataataatattaaattgCTTGTATTTTGTCTTAGTGCTCTAAAGATGAGAAACTGattataattttatataatattgtataattttgtataattgtgagtgtgtataaacatctcatatacatttttatacaaggttgatacattaagTGCATAATATTTGCATTAAGTGTGTAATATTGTAAAGTTGTATATCGAAAGACAAAAAACAATATatagtagcagaaatcaaaggacaagaaactatTTCGCTATCGTAAATAACACCACATGTATCTATAAATTAAAAGGGACTCAAATGCTAAAAGAGAAAACCCGTCAACAATTAATTGAAGTAACAACTATATTTCCCATCCAAAGTTCAACAACCTGCAAGCAGCTCAATTTCTAGATTGTATCATCACACAACTTATGGCTTTTCCATTTGCAGGGGAATAAAATGATTTGACTGATAAAACACAAAACTTGAACGAAAAGGATTTTATTAGTGGTGTTTAAAAGAATCATCTTATCAGCTAAGCAATTGTTATACGTATTGATCTGCAGCAACATACCTCTTTGTTTAAATGTGCTTAGTCAAATATCACAAGGGCCAAAAttacaatatacatataattttagGACCAAAAATGCTAGTTTTATCCCAAGAATAATCTTATCTATCAGCTTGCTACCTGGTATTTTTGAAAAAGCAATTAATTATTGATCTGGAACAACATACCTATTTGTTTTGGAAGTTTCAATGTTGTAGAAAAGGCAGCGACCTATAATTGATGATGACATTTTGATAAATGTAAATGGAgctatagagagagagaggcggCGTTAATGAAGATAAGGGGAAGAGACGTTTTAGGTTTTTCCTTTCCGGCTATTATTGtctattttctctattttgcCTTGTAATGTATTTGTATTACGTTTGTAGAAAAGTCACCAAGGGCAAACTTGTCATTTGACTCACTCATAAATCCCTTGATGTTTTCTGTCACATGAAATGTCTTGAAACATCTGCTCTTCAGTTCTCCTTCAGACTCTCAAATACACTTTGCTAAGTTCTCGATTCTCATATAAGCCTATCAAGCATGGGAAACCTGGTATTGGTGCTACTTACTCATCAAGGTTCATTCCATTGAAGTGACTAGTGAGATATAGGTCTTTATTTATatgatacacttttctttttagtcagtccaaaaaagaatgacacatttccttatttagtaacaatttaacattaaactttactttttacgcttaacgagttgatttataaccacacaaatatttttgacttgttttagac
This genomic interval from Lycium ferocissimum isolate CSIRO_LF1 unplaced genomic scaffold, AGI_CSIRO_Lferr_CH_V1 ctg51, whole genome shotgun sequence contains the following:
- the LOC132044648 gene encoding 4-hydroxy-tetrahydrodipicolinate synthase, chloroplastic isoform X2 codes for the protein MSSSIIGRCHFSTLETSRTNRRTARWRSPRAAVIPSFHLPMRSNEVKNRTFADDIKALRLVTAIKTPYLPDGRFDLEAYDALVNLQIGNGVEGVIVGGTTGEGQLMSWDEHIMLIGHTINCFGGSIKVIGNTGSNSTREAIHATEQGFAVGMHAALHINPYYGKTSIEGMISHFDSVLPMGPTIIYNVPSRTGQDIPPRVIQTLAKSPNLAGVKECVGNDRVEQYTSNGIVVWSGNDDECHDSRWDHGAAGVISVTSNLVPGLMRELMFGGKNPALNSKLMPLVEWLFHEPNPIAINTALAQLGVVRPVFRLPYVPLTKPKRVEFVKIVEEIGRENFIGDRDVQVLDDNDFVLVGRY
- the LOC132044648 gene encoding 4-hydroxy-tetrahydrodipicolinate synthase, chloroplastic isoform X1, giving the protein MSSSIIGRCHFSTLETSRTNSRRTARWRSPRAAVIPSFHLPMRSNEVKNRTFADDIKALRLVTAIKTPYLPDGRFDLEAYDALVNLQIGNGVEGVIVGGTTGEGQLMSWDEHIMLIGHTINCFGGSIKVIGNTGSNSTREAIHATEQGFAVGMHAALHINPYYGKTSIEGMISHFDSVLPMGPTIIYNVPSRTGQDIPPRVIQTLAKSPNLAGVKECVGNDRVEQYTSNGIVVWSGNDDECHDSRWDHGAAGVISVTSNLVPGLMRELMFGGKNPALNSKLMPLVEWLFHEPNPIAINTALAQLGVVRPVFRLPYVPLTKPKRVEFVKIVEEIGRENFIGDRDVQVLDDNDFVLVGRY
- the LOC132044648 gene encoding 4-hydroxy-tetrahydrodipicolinate synthase, chloroplastic isoform X4; the protein is MRILRTARWRSPRAAVIPSFHLPMRSNEVKNRTFADDIKALRLVTAIKTPYLPDGRFDLEAYDALVNLQIGNGVEGVIVGGTTGEGQLMSWDEHIMLIGHTINCFGGSIKVIGNTGSNSTREAIHATEQGFAVGMHAALHINPYYGKTSIEGMISHFDSVLPMGPTIIYNVPSRTGQDIPPRVIQTLAKSPNLAGVKECVGNDRVEQYTSNGIVVWSGNDDECHDSRWDHGAAGVISVTSNLVPGLMRELMFGGKNPALNSKLMPLVEWLFHEPNPIAINTALAQLGVVRPVFRLPYVPLTKPKRVEFVKIVEEIGRENFIGDRDVQVLDDNDFVLVGRY
- the LOC132044648 gene encoding 4-hydroxy-tetrahydrodipicolinate synthase, chloroplastic isoform X3, translating into MRILRRTARWRSPRAAVIPSFHLPMRSNEVKNRTFADDIKALRLVTAIKTPYLPDGRFDLEAYDALVNLQIGNGVEGVIVGGTTGEGQLMSWDEHIMLIGHTINCFGGSIKVIGNTGSNSTREAIHATEQGFAVGMHAALHINPYYGKTSIEGMISHFDSVLPMGPTIIYNVPSRTGQDIPPRVIQTLAKSPNLAGVKECVGNDRVEQYTSNGIVVWSGNDDECHDSRWDHGAAGVISVTSNLVPGLMRELMFGGKNPALNSKLMPLVEWLFHEPNPIAINTALAQLGVVRPVFRLPYVPLTKPKRVEFVKIVEEIGRENFIGDRDVQVLDDNDFVLVGRY